AACGGGACTGCCTCTGGTTTCGGAGATCATGAACATCAACGATCTCGATCTTTTCGCCGAGGTGGACATGCTTCAGGTGGGGGCGCGCAACATGCAGAACTTCGATCTGCTCAAGGAACTGGGACATTGCCGCAAACCGATCCTGCTCAAGCGGGGGCTGGCCAACACGCTCAAGGAACTGCTGATGAGCGCGGAATACATCATGGCCGGCGGCAACGAGAACGTCATTCTCTGCGAGCGCGGCATCCGCACGTTCGAAACCTACACGCGCAACACGCTCGATCTTGCCGCCGTGCCCGTGCTGCACGAGCTCACCCATCTGCCCGTGATCATCGACCCCAGCCATTCCACGGGCTACTCGCGCTACGTGGCGCCGATGTCCTACGCCGCCGCCGCGGCCGGCGCCGACGGTCTGATCGTCGAGGTCCACAACGATCCCGCCCACGCGCTGTGCGATGGCGCCCAGTCGCTGACGCCCGAGCAGTTCGACGAGGCGGCGCGGAAGGTGCGCGCCGTGCGCGAGGCGCTGGCATGAAGACGATCGGCATCGTCGGGCTGGGACTGATCGGCGGTTCGTTCGCGCGCGCCTACAAGGCGGCCGACGAGACGTTTGCCGTTTACGCCGCCGATCAGGATCGATCCACGCTGCAATTCGCCCGGCTGCTGGGGGCCATCGACGGCGAGCTGAACCGCGAGACGCTAGGGAAATGCGACGGCGTGCTGGTCTGCCTGCACACGGAACTTTCCTGCCAGTGGCTGGAGGCGAACGCGCCCTCCATTCCGGCATCGGCGCTGGCGATGGACTGCTGCGGCACCAAGCGCCGCATTTGCGAGGTCGGCTTCCGGCTCGCCAAGCGGTACGGTTTCGAGTACGCCGGCGGGCACCCGATGGCGGGCACGCACCGTTGGGGTTTCAAGAACAGCCGTGCCGACATGTTCCGCGGCGCCAGTTTCGTCGTGGTGCCGCGCGTGTACGACGACGTCACGCTGCTGGAGCGCGTCAGGAGTTTCGTGATGCCGGCGGGGTTCCAGCGCCTCGCCGTGACGACGGCGGAAAATCACGACCGGCTGATCGCCTTCACGTCGCAGCTGGCGCACGTGGTCTCGAACGCTTACGTGAAGAGCCCGACGGCGCGCGAGCACCGCGGTTTTTCCGCCGGCTCCTACCGCGATCTGACCCGCGTGGCCTGGCTGAACCCGACGATGTGGACGGACCTGTTCCTCGAGAACCGCGACCATCTGCTCTCCGAGATCGACCAGATTCTCGGCGAGCTGCGGCAGTATCGCGACGCCATCGCCGCTGGCGACGAAAAACGGCTCTGGCGGCTGCTCGAAGAGGGACGCCGGAGAAAGGAAGAGGTGGACGGATAAATGAACAGCGTCACAGTTTCCACGCCCTCGAAGAAGTACTACGTGCACACCGGCGCCGATCTGCTCAGCGCCGCCGGCGAGATCGCCGCGCCTCTGCGCGGCGCCGGGCAGGCGCTGATCGTCTCCGACGCCAACGTGGCGCCGCTCTACGCGCGGCGCGTCGCCGACTCGCTGGAACACGCCGGCTTCCGGCCGGCTCTGCACGTCGTTCCCGCCGGCGAGCGGAACAAAAACATGCGTTCGCTCCTCGACCTGCTCAACCGCATGGCCGCCCTGCGCATGATCCGCAGCGACACGCTCTTCGCCCTCGGCGGCGGGGTCGTCGGCGATTTGGGCGGGCTGGCGGCCTCGCTGTATATGCGCGGCATCGGCCTCGTACAGCTGCCGACGTCGCTGCTGGCCGCGGTCGACTCATCGGTGGGCGGCAAGACGGCCATCGACCTCGAGACGGGCAAAAACCTGGTCGGAACCTTCTACCAGCCCGATCTGGTGCTCTACGACACGGAAACGCTGGCGACGCTGCCGAAAGAGCAGCTGGCCAACGGCTTCGGCGAGATCGTCAAGACGGGCATGATCCGCGACGCCAAACTCTTCGACGCGGCGCGCAAGCCCGACGTCGGCGCCGCCGAGATCGCCGAAATCGTGCACCGCTGCGTGGAGATCAAACGCGACGTGGTGCGCCGCGACGAGAAGGAGATGGGACTGCGTCAGATCCTCAACTTCGGGCACACGTTCGGCCACGCCGTGGAAAAGTGCAGCGGCTTTTCGATCCCGCACGGTTTTTGCGTCGCCATCGGCATGATGATCATCACCGCCGCCTGCGCCAAACGCGGCATCTGCGCGCCGGAAACGTTTGTCCAGCTGTCCGGCGCCCTGCGGCTGCGCGGCCTGCCGCAGACGACCCGGTTCAAAACCGACGAGCTCTTCGCGGGCATGCTCGCCGACAAGAAACGGGCTTCCGACACGGTAACGCTCGTGCTTCCCCGCGGCATCGGCAGCGTGGAGCGGCGCAAGGTCATGCTCGAAGAGGCGCGCGGGTTCCTCGCGGACGGGCTCGAAGCCCTCGAAACGGAGGTTGCCGCGACATGATCGTCACCATCACGCCCCGCAAACTGAGCGGCACGATCGCCGCCATCCCATCGAAGTCGCACGTTCACCGTCTGCTGATCTGCGCCGCGCTGGGGAACCGTCCGGCGACGCTGCCCTGTCGCGTCGTCTCGCAGGACATCGAGGCCACGGTGCGCTGCCTCAGGGCGCTGGGAGCCGGGATCGCCGTCGGCGGCAGCGTCATCGCCGTCACGCCGCTGGACCGGAACGCGA
This window of the Pyramidobacter piscolens W5455 genome carries:
- the aroF gene encoding 3-deoxy-7-phosphoheptulonate synthase, which produces MIAVLKNGTTPEQRDSLCKWFESMGLSCHVSQGEFHTIIGLIGDVSKVDIEMLESLSIVERVTRISDPFKKANRKFHEEPSVVDVSGVKIGGGHFQIIAGPCSVESREQIIAVAKAVKASGATMLRGGAFKPRTSPYAFQGLRGEGIGLLLEAKKETGLPLVSEIMNINDLDLFAEVDMLQVGARNMQNFDLLKELGHCRKPILLKRGLANTLKELLMSAEYIMAGGNENVILCERGIRTFETYTRNTLDLAAVPVLHELTHLPVIIDPSHSTGYSRYVAPMSYAAAAAGADGLIVEVHNDPAHALCDGAQSLTPEQFDEAARKVRAVREALA
- a CDS encoding prephenate dehydrogenase — encoded protein: MKTIGIVGLGLIGGSFARAYKAADETFAVYAADQDRSTLQFARLLGAIDGELNRETLGKCDGVLVCLHTELSCQWLEANAPSIPASALAMDCCGTKRRICEVGFRLAKRYGFEYAGGHPMAGTHRWGFKNSRADMFRGASFVVVPRVYDDVTLLERVRSFVMPAGFQRLAVTTAENHDRLIAFTSQLAHVVSNAYVKSPTAREHRGFSAGSYRDLTRVAWLNPTMWTDLFLENRDHLLSEIDQILGELRQYRDAIAAGDEKRLWRLLEEGRRRKEEVDG
- the aroB gene encoding 3-dehydroquinate synthase, with product MNSVTVSTPSKKYYVHTGADLLSAAGEIAAPLRGAGQALIVSDANVAPLYARRVADSLEHAGFRPALHVVPAGERNKNMRSLLDLLNRMAALRMIRSDTLFALGGGVVGDLGGLAASLYMRGIGLVQLPTSLLAAVDSSVGGKTAIDLETGKNLVGTFYQPDLVLYDTETLATLPKEQLANGFGEIVKTGMIRDAKLFDAARKPDVGAAEIAEIVHRCVEIKRDVVRRDEKEMGLRQILNFGHTFGHAVEKCSGFSIPHGFCVAIGMMIITAACAKRGICAPETFVQLSGALRLRGLPQTTRFKTDELFAGMLADKKRASDTVTLVLPRGIGSVERRKVMLEEARGFLADGLEALETEVAAT